The window TTGCGGTGGGGAGTGTGCTCTTTGAACAACGTTTAGAATAGATTGGCCTGTTCGAAATTGAACGATATGTTCACTACTTCACGTTATTTAATCTGTGATCCATATTTATGCTCCTACCAGAGACCAAGAACTAACATCGAGCAACCACTCACATCGGACTATTTCAGAGCATCGGTTTTTTTCGCATACAAAGACCAACACCCTCCGCCACTACGTGGCCCTCCTCCCTCAAGGGAGGACTTAAGATCAGGATCATCAGGAGCCAAATACAAATTTGCGCAAGAAACAGCTAATTGAAGGTATTTGACTCCCTGACTTATAGGTAATGAAGAGCTCTCAAGAGGAAAATTAGGAGCGAAGATCAGAATACGAGAAAGATCGTTCTCGAGAGTTCGCTGCGCTCACGAGAAGCCTAAGATTCTGGGCAGGATCATCTAAGATGACGACCTCAATAGCACTGTGGGTTGCGATTGTTCAACCACTTGTATTCATGAGACCTCAGGTTCGAAACGCGAGACCCGTTTTGCTAGGCTCTTTTACTTGTAACTTGCATCTTGGGACTGATCCTTTGCTCTTCCGACCCCCAACCCCCAACCACGCTCTATTCACTGAACGGTGAACCATTCAACGCAGAACCATTTTCTCCTGTTCTATGTCTTTCCGAACGAAATCGAATTCGCTTTATCTAATATAATAGTGGAGAGACTTGAAGCTTTGGAGGTACCCTGTGCGGAGATTATTTCTAGTCGTTATATTGCTTATCTTGTTGTCTACTAGTTTCGCCGAGGCTCTTAAAAAAAGAGGGACAGAAGAAGAATTCTCCTATTCGGAGCTAGCTGGAGGGTCGGTCGTACTCCCGGTCGATACTACCTTCATGTTCATTCCAGGCTTTGAGCTTTCAGAGGGTGATTTCTGGGTTACTTTTGCGATTCAGGACCCTCTTTTCAGATGGGCAAGCGGTGACGAATTGAGTCCTTGCCTGGTGGAAAAGTACGAGCTTTTGAATTCGAACAAGTCACTTATCATAAAGCTCAGAGAGGATATTTTCTGGTATGACGGAACTCCTATCACTAGCGCGGATATGGAGTACTCGATAAAAGCCTGGAAGAGCAGCGAAAGCTCTCCGCTCTATGAGGCTCTCAACGATCCACGATTTGGCTGGTTTTCCATCGCCGACAGCAAAACTGTAGTTTTCTATTTCAATGAATCATATCCCGAATTCCTGAACTCTTTGAGAACGGGCATACTCGCTAAACATGTTTACTCGGACAGACTTGGAATCGAACCGGAGAGTATGGAAGAGAACGTGGAAATGGATAAACCTCCTATCGAAGCTACTTCAGGGCCCTTCGTACTTGATCCGGCAAGTGTAAAAGGCAACATTATTCTGAAAAGAAATCCGAACTGGCATGGAGGATCTGGAGACGTTCTCTTTCCGCTAGTATTTGAGAGTTGGCCTGAAAAGAGTCTTCTAGATGAAGTAAGGCTCGTGGAAGTGGCAGAGCCTCTTGACAGAATTGAAATGTTCGATGCGGGCGAGCTGCATCTTCTCTTCAGTGAGCCGGATCATAACGAGTCTCTTCTTAATGAATCGGCTTCCGGAAAGTTCAAATCGGGAAGTTTCCCGGATGGCAGTTATCATGTTGTTCTCGTGAATCACAGGAACGCACTCCTGGCAGAAAGGGGAGTGAGACAGGCGCTCAAGATGTCTCTTGACTACGAATCTCTTCTTGAAGCCCTCCCCAATTCTATCGGAACTTTCATTCCTGTAGATCCCAGAACAGCTATCTTTAAGACCCTGCAAGCTCAGATAGTGGATCTTCCCTACGATCCGGAGAAGGCAAAGACCTTCCTTTCAAATGCAGGTTATCCCGATAGTGTAACTCTGTCGATCAAGGTCTATCATGGAGTTGAGAATATATTGCTGGAGGAGCTCCAGAAGAGCTGGGACAAGATAGGTGTGAAACTCGAAGTGCAAAGGCTTGATTGGGGAAGTCTTCTCCGTGACATAGATGAAGGCGATTATGAGCTGGCCTATCTTCGAGTCCAGGCCTTCGACTATCCCGAGATAGCCCCATGGACCAGCGAGTATGAGAATGATTTGAAATCAGGCTGGGAAGTAGGTTATGTGAATCAGCAGATTTTCAGAATTATGAGAAGGGCCGCCATTGAACCCGACTGGCCAAAACGTACTCCCTATTATCTTGGGTCATACAGGATATGGACGAATGATGTACCGGTTCTTGTTCTTGCCTACAATCTCTCTTACGCTTTCTGGAATAGCCAGCTCAGCGGGCCGGTCCCGGGCAGAGGGGAGCTTTACGAGAATCTTGCTGAATGGTATTTGCAGAAATGAAAGGACAACATAAAGGGGGTATTAGAAATGCTCTATCTTGAAAGGGAAGTTTTTAGGAGAGCACAGTATACGATCCTTGAGAACGGGAGAGAGCTGGAAAAGAGATTATTTGCCTACCACTTCATGGATGGTCCGGCAAACAACGTTGTTGAGGAGATAGCCGGTTATCAGAATGTCGATGGCGGGTTTGGAAACGCTATAGAACCGGACTTCAGATTGCCAGAGTCTTCTCCAATGGCAACGTCCATAGCGCTTCAACACCTTGTTCACTTCGATGACTTACCACTTGCAAAGGGAGTAATCTCGAAAGCGATTTCTTATCTGGACAATACATATGTATCGGGGAGAAAGGGATGGTTTGCCGTTCCAAGAACAGTCAATGACTATCCCCATGCTCCTTGGTGGGAATGCGATGAAGAAAAGAAAATGTGCGCGATCGATGCAAACTGGGGGAACCCTACAGCCGAGATCACAGGATATTTAAGCAAATACAGAGAGTTCACCAATCTAGATGTAGACGAGCTTCTTTCTCAAGCAGCCGGGTATCTGGAAAGCAAGAATACGTTTACTTCTTTTCACGAGATATTCTGCTTTGTTAGGCTTTACAGATTACTTGACGAAGAGACGGCCGCAAGTTTAAGACCAAAGCTCTCTGAAGCAGTATGCAATTTGATCAGCAAGGATGAGGAGGAATGGCGAACGGAGTATGTAGCCAAACCGCTGGATTTCGTTACTTCTCCCGAAGAGTTCTTCTGCGTCGATAGAGAGTTGATTGAAAAGAATATCGAATACTATATTAGCGAGCTTCAAACACACGGGAAGATCAAGCCTACCTGGTCAAAAAGCTTTTACGATGGCGAAATGAGCAGGGCCTGGGATGAGTGGGTTGCTATAATAACCTTGAGAGTTCTTTTGATCCTCAAATCATTTGGAAGAATAATACTCTAATAGAATTCGAATGGAGGGATAGAAGTGAAGAATATTATCCTGCAGGAAAGGATAATGGCTGTCATTAGAAGCGACAGTGTAGAGAGATGCGTCGAGATTGGAAGAAGCTGTTTCAGGGGAGGCGTGAAGATCTTAGAAATAACCTTCACGGTTCCCGATGCCCCCAAGGCGATTTCAATTCTCTCAAAAGAAATAGAGGGTGCCTACGTTGGAGCTGGAACGGTTATCACTGACGACCAGTTCAGCAAGGCCGTTAAAAGCGGCGCAAAGTACGTCGTTAGTCCGCATCTTTCCGAAGAGCTTGCAATTCAGTCCAGAGCGCTTGAGACGCTCTATCTACCTGGAATCATGACGCCGACGGAGTATGTAAAGGCAACTGCGCTGGGCAGCTCGATGGTCAAAGTCTTCCCTGGCGATGTCCTTTCGCCATCCTTTGTGAAATCACTTAGGGGTCCCTTCCCTGAGGCGCTGTGTGTGGTGTCGGGAGGAGTCAATCTCGACAACATAGACACATGGTTCAAGGCAGGCACCGCCGCCGTTGGTATAGGATCCGATCTGACTAAAGGGAGCCCGGAAGAAATAGAGGAGAAGGCAAGACAGTACGTCGCCAAAGTCAAGAATTTCTTTGGATAAGTGTTACTTTTCCGGAGTGTATTCCTGAAAGTTGAATGAGCGTTGAATGAGATCGTGGGCCTGCGATAGGTCGCTTAGTTCTCCAAGGCCAAGCATCTGCACTATGATGTTACCTGTGGCAGTCCCTTCCGCAGGTCCTGCGACTACTGGAAGCCCTGTGTAGTCTGACACTAACTGGCAGAGAAGTCTGTTGCGAATGCCGCCGCCTACCATTCTGATGTTCCTTATTGACCGGCCGGTTATTGACTGCAGTTGTCTTCTTGTCTGCTCCGTCTGGTAAGCGATTCCTTCGATCGCGGCTCTCACGATCTCTCCCCTGTTTTGCAAAGAGATCCCGAGACTCTCGGTTTCGGAGAGTATAGCCTTCTCCATGTTTCTCGGTTTTCTGAAGGCTTCGGACTCCACATCTATTTTTCTCTCATAGCTTCTGGCGGTCAGCGCCATCTCGGTCAACGCATAGTGATCGAGATTCGGATTCGATTTCTTCCACTCCCTGAGGAGTTCCTGAACCAACCATAGGCCGGTTAGATTCTTGAGCAGGCGGTACTTCCTTCCGTAGCAACCCTCGTTGGCAAGGTTGTTTTCGATAACATCGTCATTCCTGGAAGGCTTGTCGATCAACACCCCTTCCAGGCACCAGGTTCCGGCGCTGACGAACATCGAATCATCTGAAAGATCCATGGACGAAACGGCCGATGCCGTGTCGTGGCTCGCTGGGAGAATTACCTTCATTCCCCTTATGCCGAGCTCTTTCGAGATTGAGGGGAGCAGTTCTCCGGCGATTTCCCCGGGATCTACAATGGGAGTCATTATCTCGGGTAGATCGAAAAATCTTATCAGCTCTTTGCTCCAGTCATTCCGATCGGGGTCGAAGAGTTGTGTGGTAGTGGCGAAAGTGAACTCTGTCAGCTTCTCCCCTGTAAGGAAGTAGGTCAGGAGTGAAGGCATCGGGAGAAGGAATTCTGCCTTCTTAAGGTGACGGCTGTTCTTACGCTTGAGGGATATGAGCTGATAGAGAGTGTTGAAAGGCTGAAACTGGGTTGGAGATCTGTCGAAGATCCATCGCTTGCCTGCCTTCTTTATTGCGTAATCCATGGAATCGTCTTTGAACATATCTCTGTAATGTCTGGGATCACCCTGAATCGAACCGGAGCTGTCGATGAGACCGAAATCCACTCCCCATGTGTCGATTCCTACGCTGCGGATCTCAATTCCAAGAGTAGAAGCCGCCTTAATGCTTTCCACGACATTCCTGTAAAGCGAAATTAGGTTCCAGTGAGTCGAACCTGCGACATGGATAGGCTCGTTTGAAAAGCGATGTACTTCTTCCAGAACCAGCCTGTTTCGACCGTACTTTCCGACGAAGGCCTTGCCGCTGGAGGCACCGATGTCTATGGCGAGGAATCCGATCAACGGTCCATACCCCGTTCTTTAAGGAACTGGTTCACTTCGCTTTCGGCTGGCATAGAGCTTGCTCCGCCATATCTTGTCGCGACGATCGCCGCCTCTGCGTTTGCGAAAGTGAGAATGCTTCCCAGATCTTCTTCGGTAAGACCACACAGTTCTTCATCGCCCATATTGTAGAGCTTAGAGATTACTGCGGCCATGAAAGAGTCTCCGCAGCCGGTTGTCTCGGCCACTTTCACCTTGAACCCCTCTCTCCTAACAGAAGTCCTTCCGCGATAAACAGTGGATCCTCTGCTGCCGAGGGTGAGAAAGACGAGCGTGTCTGGTCTGACTTCGAGCCGAGACAGGGCCTCATCGAGATTGTCGCTGTCACATATGTATAGCAGATCGTCGTCGCTGAGCTTGAGAATGTCGACTCTGGAGATGATTTCTCTGACTATGGCCCTGAATGAATCGTGATCTTCTATTGCGCTTCTTCGAATGTTGGGGTCGAATGAAGTCTTGACTCCTCTTGAACTGAACCTTTCGAACAGCTCCAGATAAGTGGATGCCGACGGTTCTTCTAGGAGTACTATCGCGCCAAAATGAAATAGGGAAAAGTTCATGGGGTCGATCTCTTCGATTTCTTCTGATTTGAGCAATAGATGTGCTGCATGATCCCAGTAGAATCTAAATTCCGGCTTTCCCTCGCCGTCCAGAGCGGCAAAGGCTATAGGTGTCTTCGTTCCATGTTCTCTAATCACGTAGCTAGTAGATATTCCAAGAGACTTCAGATATTCGAGAAGTGCGCTACCAAATTCGTCCATGCCAATTTTGGCGAGAAATTCCATAGGAACTCCCAGTCTGTGAAGACCGACAGATATGTTGAAAGGTGCACCACCCGGTTTCTTTTCAAACAGGGTGGTGCCCTCCAGGCCTTTCATAGGTTCTCTAGAGATAAAATCGAAGAGGATCTCTCCAGAGCATAAAACCGGTTTGGACCGATCTCTCATAACTTGAAGTCAGCCTCGAATCTTTTCAGATCATCCGCCGGAAAACTACCCTGAACGTATTCAGCTGCGATCTCGATCGGCAACGTGAGATCATGGACACCCAGTGAGATAAGTTTGTTTGCGCTCTCGATGTCCTTGATACTTGCCGCAATGATTCTAGGGGCGTTTGAGTGCCAGTCGCCAATGTCTAGCATCTCTGTGATTCTCAAGTCAGCATCTATTCCCGCCTTAATCATTCTGTCGAAGTAAACGGCCACATACTCAACTTCCATGCTGACCGCGGCGTAGTACTGCTGTAAAGTGTAAACGGCCGTAGCACATACTCCAACTCCAATATCGTTCAGCTGAGGGACGATGGTAGAAGCCTTCTGTGGATCCCAGGGCAGTTTGATCGTGAAGAATTCGGGATCGAAATCGCTCTTCTTTATGAATTCCTTCACCTTCTGAATCCAGTCGGTCGAAGA is drawn from Mesotoga sp. BH458_6_3_2_1 and contains these coding sequences:
- a CDS encoding carbohydrate kinase, with translation MRDRSKPVLCSGEILFDFISREPMKGLEGTTLFEKKPGGAPFNISVGLHRLGVPMEFLAKIGMDEFGSALLEYLKSLGISTSYVIREHGTKTPIAFAALDGEGKPEFRFYWDHAAHLLLKSEEIEEIDPMNFSLFHFGAIVLLEEPSASTYLELFERFSSRGVKTSFDPNIRRSAIEDHDSFRAIVREIISRVDILKLSDDDLLYICDSDNLDEALSRLEVRPDTLVFLTLGSRGSTVYRGRTSVRREGFKVKVAETTGCGDSFMAAVISKLYNMGDEELCGLTEEDLGSILTFANAEAAIVATRYGGASSMPAESEVNQFLKERGMDR
- a CDS encoding bifunctional 4-hydroxy-2-oxoglutarate aldolase/2-dehydro-3-deoxy-phosphogluconate aldolase; the encoded protein is MKNIILQERIMAVIRSDSVERCVEIGRSCFRGGVKILEITFTVPDAPKAISILSKEIEGAYVGAGTVITDDQFSKAVKSGAKYVVSPHLSEELAIQSRALETLYLPGIMTPTEYVKATALGSSMVKVFPGDVLSPSFVKSLRGPFPEALCVVSGGVNLDNIDTWFKAGTAAVGIGSDLTKGSPEEIEEKARQYVAKVKNFFG
- a CDS encoding transaldolase family protein → MLYIDGVCEKSVELVEQPVFAGITTNPTILKRDRPGWGLMDAMKFLSKVPGERHFVQGSLSSTDWIQKVKEFIKKSDFDPEFFTIKLPWDPQKASTIVPQLNDIGVGVCATAVYTLQQYYAAVSMEVEYVAVYFDRMIKAGIDADLRITEMLDIGDWHSNAPRIIAASIKDIESANKLISLGVHDLTLPIEIAAEYVQGSFPADDLKRFEADFKL
- a CDS encoding rhamnulokinase family protein, which produces MIGFLAIDIGASSGKAFVGKYGRNRLVLEEVHRFSNEPIHVAGSTHWNLISLYRNVVESIKAASTLGIEIRSVGIDTWGVDFGLIDSSGSIQGDPRHYRDMFKDDSMDYAIKKAGKRWIFDRSPTQFQPFNTLYQLISLKRKNSRHLKKAEFLLPMPSLLTYFLTGEKLTEFTFATTTQLFDPDRNDWSKELIRFFDLPEIMTPIVDPGEIAGELLPSISKELGIRGMKVILPASHDTASAVSSMDLSDDSMFVSAGTWCLEGVLIDKPSRNDDVIENNLANEGCYGRKYRLLKNLTGLWLVQELLREWKKSNPNLDHYALTEMALTARSYERKIDVESEAFRKPRNMEKAILSETESLGISLQNRGEIVRAAIEGIAYQTEQTRRQLQSITGRSIRNIRMVGGGIRNRLLCQLVSDYTGLPVVAGPAEGTATGNIIVQMLGLGELSDLSQAHDLIQRSFNFQEYTPEK
- a CDS encoding ABC transporter substrate-binding protein encodes the protein MRRLFLVVILLILLSTSFAEALKKRGTEEEFSYSELAGGSVVLPVDTTFMFIPGFELSEGDFWVTFAIQDPLFRWASGDELSPCLVEKYELLNSNKSLIIKLREDIFWYDGTPITSADMEYSIKAWKSSESSPLYEALNDPRFGWFSIADSKTVVFYFNESYPEFLNSLRTGILAKHVYSDRLGIEPESMEENVEMDKPPIEATSGPFVLDPASVKGNIILKRNPNWHGGSGDVLFPLVFESWPEKSLLDEVRLVEVAEPLDRIEMFDAGELHLLFSEPDHNESLLNESASGKFKSGSFPDGSYHVVLVNHRNALLAERGVRQALKMSLDYESLLEALPNSIGTFIPVDPRTAIFKTLQAQIVDLPYDPEKAKTFLSNAGYPDSVTLSIKVYHGVENILLEELQKSWDKIGVKLEVQRLDWGSLLRDIDEGDYELAYLRVQAFDYPEIAPWTSEYENDLKSGWEVGYVNQQIFRIMRRAAIEPDWPKRTPYYLGSYRIWTNDVPVLVLAYNLSYAFWNSQLSGPVPGRGELYENLAEWYLQK